The nucleotide window TGTAAGTACAGGCATTGTCTTCTTTTTCTGGAAGGTAACCTTTAACGCTgcctaaaatgtattttttcccaTCCTTGGAAATTTGCTGTCTTAAAAGCGTGACCAAGGAAGGCAATATTGTTTATCAGTTTTTTGTCCAGAGCAAAATATTTTGATGACCACTTGTTAAATAGCCATTCATATTTATGGTTGCAACAGGCTGATTCCTAAAGTTTTTCGTGACCTCTCAACCTTTAATCTGTCGTCATCGTCAGGACACAGTTCCATGTGTAGGCAAGAATTATCAGCATTTGCCATAAAATGGTTACTTTTACGctcaaaagagaaaatggtcTTTTAACAGTAATGGGCCTACAAAACTTCTGTGTTGTAGGATGCTAACAGCAATTTAGACCTTGTTACACAGTGTGATTTTGGCTTGTCTGAGGCATATGTTGACCCAGGTCTGGTCCTAGAAATGTTGGTCCTATATCTCACTGTGAGGTGCCTCCTGATTTGGAGCTTTAGACTACGTTGGCCAGCGCAACATTTTATAAGTGCCATGTTTTGGATTAGGAACAGTGGAGGTGACATGAAAAAGAAGTTTGTGGGACCATGGCGAATAAGAAAATCCTCTGAGCTGTGGCCACAAAAGCCATGTGTTCAAAACATGAGAGCAGCGCAGATGAATGAcctgcctctcctctcactTGTTTGTTGCATGTTGTATTTAAACTGTAGCGCTACAGTTCACCACGCATCTATCACACGATCTCAAACTGCTCAACGGCTCAAACTGATTCTGTATGGTCTGACACAAATTGCAATGAAAATTTTAGAATACTCATCCCGCAGTGTGACATGCAATAAACTTACACAATTATTGCTGTTGCACAGTCTAAATATACCTTTACAAGTAAACCTGGAGAGATGTAGAGATATGACAATTTTGAGTCAAGGATTTATGTTGTCTTATCTTGTGTCAtacagtttgtttcaacacTGGTGGCTGTAGTGAGAACTGAAGGTTTACAAGCAGACTGGGTTTTGAGAGTTTcagtatatttgtgtgtatttgtcatcCAGACGGTGACTTTACTTTTGTGTCTTTCATTGCCCGAGCAAAAACTGGGCTCCTTTTCTGGTGCAGTAGGGCTTTTTAAGAAGGTGATGAACTAACGTCATAGCAGCACAGCCCTAAATTTCACTTGCTACGTATGTACATTATAACAGGATTTACGTATTACTAAAATTCTCTCAAAACTTAAATTAACTGTGCACTGTGGATTTAGCTGGGTggctctttctcctctccagtcaGGTGAATAAAAGTAGCAGACAGATTAGCAACAGCAAATGTTATAAGCTGCAGACGGCTATAAATAGCAGAGCAGAGCACTAAGTGAAGATGTGCcgagtaaggtgtcaaaataaTGTCAGCTATTTCCAAGTTTGTGTGACACACAGCCAGGATATcttacaaaataaacagcattagTGTTTTATAGTTGTTGACAAGCAGAATTctacaaaatgtattatttccTACTTATTTAGGTTTGGTTTGAAAAGCAGACTTTCAAATTGGATGAATGGTCATGTTCGATTGATTTAAATTGAGGGGTACACAGTGTACAACAAAGACTGAGCTTCGATGTTATGAGCAGCATTCAGCATCTGATGCTAAATTGCCAGGCTCATCCTTTCAAATGGTAATAGCAGATCATTTACTGGTGGTTTTACACTACAGCCCTTGGCTGAGCGGAGACATCCATGTTGATATACAAAGTGCTACTGATTACATAGTGTGGGgaaacattcagaaaacagACTTTTAGAAACATGTTGTATCTGACTCAGGATGAGGTATAAATCATTGTTACTCAGTCTGCATTCTAACATGACTGAATTGTATTTTTAGGTGAAATCAGTATCAGTACTTGTGCTGAGGTGGAAAACAATGCTCACACCCTTTTTGAACCTCTGGTTAAATCTGCTTCATATTAAGGAATTACACTGCTGAGGATCAGCTCCATCTGCTCCACAGGTGGGCTGAGGAATAAGGCAAAATCTGACAGTATACTCCAAACAACTGAATCATTTTGTCAAGAATATGTAGAATACTGTGCTGGAAGCAAACACAAGAATATTTAGCTACATGAATTAGATTGAGAGTCATGGTGAGACCTGACAGGGCAAGTTCTTCAAACAGGCAGTGTATTATTTGAGGACAGTTGAAGAACAcccaaaacatttaacaaacttGGCCGGCCATCCTGCATACATTGTGGTGAAATTTCCAAATGTGCTATTTTGGTTTTATCCCCAGAATTGTGCCTGTGTCACTACATTTACCTTTGGAACACACTGCCCATCCTTTACTGTATACAGCACAGAGTAGACCTGCCTGAGGCCTTTGTTAATGATTAGGCAGAAAACCCCATTGTGCTACAGAGCAGCTCTCCTGAGACTCTGTAGCCAGGAATATCTGAACACTCTTTCCTGTTGACATAGTACAGGGCCATGCATTGGTTCTTGTAAGGCTTTACAGGCTTTGACAACTCATTGTAGCCAGATTCATATTTATAGTTGTCTTCTTATTTACTGAGATTAATCTCAAGCAATTGCTAACAATTAAAAAATTGAATGGTTGTTTACAAAGCCAGGATGTCTGGATTCTGGCATACTGGCTGCTGTTAAATCCAAATCTGCCCATGGTTTATTACCAGCCAGGATATTCTGAGAGCTGCAAACACTAAGAGAACACTAGGGACTTtgctgtgtctttctctgttgtgTCAATCCAATCTCTATCTGTGATTGTCTAAtgcatctctttctctttaatgtTCATGACAACACAGACTTACCTTGTCTATCTCCACAGGTGCAGGTGTGGGACACAGCAGGCCAGGAGCGCTTTCGTAAATCCATGGTGGAGCACTACTACCGCAATGTCCATGCAGTGGTCTTTGTGTATGATGTCACCAAGATGGCTTCCTTCCGCAACCTACAGACATGGATAGAGGTTGGTAACTGGCTCGACACATTGTAAAATAACCAAATACTATTGTTAATTTAGAGTGGGCTCACTGAGCTCACTTCAAACTGCACAGCACCCATGTCCTTCTTACTGACACTACTTGGTGTTCTGTCCATGAAGATTCttagtcatccaggtcatggttgtCATGGTTTCCCAAGAAAGACTGAATCAAGGcaaactggacttggttgtagatagttgaagacatttcacttcTTATCCAAGAGGCTTTTTCAGTTCTGAGTTGTTGAGTGACCCGAAAGGCTGGATGAGAGGTCAAATGTCTTCAAGTACCTACAACCAAGTCCATTTGACTTTGATTCAGCCCCCCTTGgatactttgtgttttctttggcaCCATGAGCACTGTCAGCCTCTCTCCAGTTTCCAGTGTTCCTGTCTTCCCTAAAACTATTCATTAGCCGTGGGTTGTCAATGTGATGTTTCTGTCACAAAGCGTGGTTTGCTACTCTGAATAATCATGGTGTGACAACTGTAACCATGGCTGTGAATAAGCCAAAAAAGCCAAATGAATTATTCATAGTAGTTTGTGTAGTCGTGTATGTAGGAGAGTTTTTtcaaaaaggagagaaacatttaaatgtgtaCAAAAATACTACTACTGAATAGTACTAATAAGTCAAGTTCCTCTATTTGTATTAATATCTGTACTGGTGCTGTTACTACCTCTCCCTGTGACATCATTTTATTAGTATATTAAATCAGCAACAGCAGTAGTAATGGTGGTAAAAATACTACTACTTGTGTGACTAGTATTTGGTAGAGGTTGAAGTAGTAACACAAGCCAGTGGTATAATCAGGCAGAGGTAGTTTTATTGGTAATAGTACCGCTACTCATActacatttagcatttttttgTAATAATACTTGTCAGTAGTAGTGGTTGTATTAAGAGCTGCAATAGTAGGACACCCATTTCACAACAGgaattttgacatgtcacagcaggGAGAATACATAACATTAGGGCactttttctaaaatgtaagATTGACATTGAGGACTAACGTATATTGAAATCAAAAGCAAACATACATAACCTCCTAAAATAACCTTACATTGTGAAATGGACATGGTTATGTCATTTTCCAATGTTACTCGAGTGACAAGCTACAACCTACAAGCTGACATCAGGTTTGTTGACACTGTGGTTGTTTTCACCAGGTATGACTTATTATAGCTGTCACAAATTCCTCGTCATACAACCATGAGGCCaatttgtggtgtttttttcctctcccagtTGCTCATTTATGGTTTTTATGTATTGGTATTACAGAAATATGGCCATTGTTTATAAACCTATATTCTGCTCTTTGTGTTCCAGGAGTGTAATGGCCATCGGGTCTCTGCATCAGTACCTCGAGTCCTGGTGGGAAACAAATGTGACCTTGTGGACCAAATACAGGTTAGTGTAGCAGCACAACAGAATGTAATAGTTCATTTACCTTGCTAAATGTAATTCAGGTTTACAACCAAACACTGGTCCTGTCCCAGGTGCCCTCCAATATGGCGCTGAAGTTTGCTGACGCCcacaacatgctgctgtttgagACATCAGCCAAGGACCCGAGGGAGAGTCAGAACGTCGACTCTATCTTCATGTCCCTCGCCTGCCGCCTGAAGGCCCAGAAATCCCTGCTCTACAGAGAcgtggagagagaggatggaagAGTGCGACTCACACAAGAGACTGAAACAAAGAGTAATTGTCCTTGttgaggaaaaggaggagtgGGAGGCATAATagaagggaagagagaagagtAACTGTACATGtcaaggaagaggaggagagggatgatGGGAAAGTGGGGCTAAAACAAGAGTCTTTTAAATTAAGTGCAACTTTTCTAGTTTAGGATGAGGATGGGAGGGGGTGAGACTGAGACGAAGAGCAATGTGTttcaaagaagaggaggatagGGTGGAGGAGAACAGTGAAGTTAAAGCTTGTTCTTGAGGATGAGGACAGGGAGAAGAGCGGATGCAGagtagaaagaaaagaggaaactgGGCTTGTGGATTGGGAATTGACACATTTATTAACAATTCAGAAATGAGACAATGTTGCCTTTTAGATTCCTGCATAGTGTAAAATTCTTCACTTTTTTCAAACAGACACAATCAGAGTAAATATACTTTGTGCAGGGCCAGTACATAGGCAAACATAACaccataaacatacagtatgagtCACTCTATGGATTGACAACAAACTGAAACCAGCCTTGGCTTGGTGTTTGTCAGAGCCATCATTAACATCAACACTCTGAGGCACCATATTAGAACACATATATCACAGTCTTAGTTCTTGCTGATATTGATTTTCATCCACATCCTAGCTGACAGCAGCATTGCCCAATCTTTTTCTACTGCCTTAAAAAGCTGCTTCAGTCTTGGTTTTAATAAACCAATTGGGCAAGAGTAGCATAGAGGAGAGTTTTCGTATTAACTACTCGAGATGATCTTGGTTTATACAACCACGCAAAAAACCTTCCGACAGCCTCTTAAATAGACTATTTAAGAGGATTAGTGAGGCTTTTTATGTCTCAGCATTTTAATGTACCTGATATTTACCCTTCAAAAGTAGGACAGTTGACTTTGAATCACTGTGAGATCACAAATACATGGGAAAGGTGAGACATGTTAGAAAAAGTAGATAAAAAATAGGGGGCAAAACAGTGCAGGTGAGCTCAAAGGACCTAGAGTAAGACCTTGAGAACAAGGTTTCCTGAAAACAGCCCATCTAGAGGTTGTCAGACAGCATGTCACATATTGATTTAGAGGCTGTAAGATCCTCTTTCCCTTTTGCAAGAGAAATGCACTCTCCCACAAAGAAGGGCCGCCATGGCAAGGCTCCTCTTTCTCATCTAATCCTGATGTAAACATATCCTCTCCATGTTTTCCCTTGTGGCAGAGTGGCTTATCTAGCTCTCTTGTGTGCAAATATGCAGAAACATCTAGTCTATGTGACTTCAAGACAGCCGTTTGGCTCCCTCCCGGTCTCCTTATCCACAGCAATTCCATATTCTGTAATAAACATTTTCAAGGTAAAGGCCTTTTGTCTTAGATGACGTGCTTTCTACATCAGTATCACTGCCTCAGTTTcaaagaggacagaaaaatgacagaactgTGACCCCTGTAAAGACGATGGAAATTTTTGTACTGCTACACAGCCTGAGCCAGGATGTACAGTGCAAGTAGACTATTATGTTTGGTGCCTGTGTAGAGGAATGAGTATCCGAGCCATGGATGATACAGGCTGCATGAAACACTGTAGGAAGCCATATTCATTATTCACTGTTCAAAgagatacagtgtgttttacaggaGGTAGTTCCCTGCTGGGTTGTgggtggaaaaaaacactgtacataACTTAGCATTGGAGCTATGAAGCCTTTGCGTAATAAGGCATCAATCCACTGGCCTGACTGTGACGCTGTCAGTTTGATATAGCAGTGCATTCACCATATTTTACCCTAATTTAACACTGTAGCCTACTTTTGAGCAGTGCTATTAATATATTTGGATGCcatatgtaaaaataatcagatcACTGAGCATTTAAGGCCAGTGTTCCCTCCACGCTGACGGTCTGATGACCTGATTATTTCAACACATTGAGCAATTTAAACACTGTGCAAATCCAAGTGAAATCCAGAGCTATTGTCTGAGGTATATCAGGTTTTATTGATGTTTATTCCAAAAATCTTCATCTCTGTTAATTCATTCTTATACtattaacagcagcaggattaaacagctgttttaaGTAAATCACATCACATTACTGTAAAACCCCAGGAGGCGCTCTATTCATTCTCACTGTACAGGCAAATCTGTGATTTGGAAAGGAGATTTTAACTTTCATACATGCAACCCAGAGCCATAGTTTCAACAAGAGCTGGGCAAAAGAACACACAACAACTAGGTTAACAACCACTCATCCATTTTCTAAACTGCTTATTCTGTTCAAGGTGGTAGGTGGCTGGATCATATCCCAGCACATGAAAGGAGGGGTACAGCCTACAACTTTTTATCTGTTAACAAATATCTATGGCTCTGTCTACCGTTAGGTTAGCATAATCTAGCTAATTTAGTCGCTGAAATTCAAGTGAGATGATTGTACTAGCttaatgagaagaaaaacatgttgtggaaaaaagaagaatgtgcCTGCATTTCCTTCATACACTTATCAGATCTGAGTAAAATAACATTTGACTTGGTTTCAAATGACTGGAAAAAGGATATATAttaatagtttttgtttgtttgtttgttttctggttttcaCCTTTAATAACAGTATAGAACTGAGTGTCATTTTTGTACAATAAATGATCAGTTATCACTCATATCACTCAAATTCTGTACTTAACATATCACATTAAGCACTATCTCAACTTTCTTTTTCCAACATTTGAAATCACtgcaaatgtacattttatatAGGTCTAAAAGTTAAGAATACAAAtgtagtatgtatgtatgcttGCCTTCCCTTTTCCctgtacatatattttatttgttaaaatgtttccttcttcggttgtttctttttaataacCAGTGTTTGCTCTTAAAGGGATgccttgacattttgaaatttagtctggtatttttgtttatctgtttaagAAAAGTTACCATATGTGAAATTTTGGTAATGCTAACACAGCTAAAAGGAGACTGGTATTTGCAGTTTGGAGCTAGCTTGATAgcattattatattttcatattaactaCCTATTCTGTTGTGGTTTTCAAGACTTGTCATTGCTTTTTTTATGCATTAAAAATTCtaataatataacatttatTGATGTCTGTGGAGAAATTATCTTCCCCCTCCACAGAGAAATCAGTGCTGTCACACTGAGCACAATGGAGcattaaaattaaacaataacTGAAGAAACATTCAGTAAATATTAAACTTAAATGATGCATGAATCCTAAACATGAGCtggaaaaacatttcattctcAGGTTCTTTTGGGtcctttgtttttacatgtctCTCCATCACTGGCCCGACTGATATTTGTGCTATGGGTCAATGAACTGGGGGCATGGGGGTGCACTTTTTGAAGATAGGCCACCATTACCAACTGAGAGACACAGGTCAGCGGTCACTTTAGACCTGCCCTTTGACTCCAAAAGCTGTTTTGAGAGTTGTTACATCAACACAAAACGATGGTGAAGAATCATACACCTGGGATAGGTTCTACCATTTTAACGCTCCATTAAACTTGATGTGACTTACAGAGGCAAGACATCTGAGATGGGTCAGTTACAGAACAAAAACCCTTGCTCAAACACCCTTCAGCAGGACGGATGGTTGTTGACACAGGGATTTGAACTCTCATCCTACCCAGTCACCACTACCATCCTCCTCCAgcataaaccaaaaaaaattcAGATTAAAAGTCAAAATACCAAGTTACTCCTTTAACAAAAGCCTTAAGAGTGGTGTTACTGGATTTTGTGGTTGTTATAATTTGATTATAACTGTAAAATCTGAAATGACAATGTTTTTTGGCTGTGAGGTTATTATTGTTTTGGACTGTATCgtctttgtcttctttgttGTTGTCACAAAGGGACTTCTGATAAAACAGCTGAAGAAGCGTCACTGGACTCAGAGCCTCGTTCTTTGGAGACCAGTTCAATCATTCTACACTAAACCTTCCTCTGAATGCTTAAACTCAAGtcagtttcttctttcttcttcttatgTGCCCCCTAAGCATTAACATGATGAGGTTCTCAGTAACACGTCTGTTTAGGCTATATACTAACTgtctccctcccacacacaggAACTTCAgatttcatgtctgtttttccGTTCTCTTacttcctttctctctgccctGTATCTTATTTCACCCTTCATGTGTCCCCTTGTTTCTACTGCCCTCTAATTCTATTTCTGTCCTGATCTCTCTATAGTTGATCCCTTTAAGTCCTTCTATGCCAGTCTCATATCTCACTGTCAGTGCTTCTATCTGTCTGTGACCTCTAGTACTTTAagtttctttctccttctcagCCTCCATATGTTATTGTGTCTGCACCAGTCTGTCTGTtcttctgtctccatctttctttcccCAAACATGTGGCTTGTGGCTGCTCCTTGTCTTTGGCTAGAAAATTAAATTCTCAAGCAGATCATGTGTCCATTAATGGATAGAGCAGATGAGTGCTGCTGAATGCTGAGAGTAGTATAAGATCGGAAAGGTaaaacattatatttcattaaatgCTTATATTTCCCTACATACTGACTCACTCTGCAGgtttacaaaaacattaaaacttttaAGTGGCTCAGTCAGAGTATAGTTTTTTGACCAGTTATTAATGGCATGTCTTACTGCTTTGGTATTAATTATTTAACAAAAGACAAGCTGCATGTAAAGATGTCTTTAAGCATTAAGATGTGCCATGACATGTTGGAAAACATGGACAGACATTAAAATTGGGGGGTTTTGAGACAGATTATAAATTGAGATATGATGAGATATTCCAGAAAGGCTGGACATTTTTTGTGGGGGAACATACCTTGGAGTGGATGATGATGTGCTTTGGCAAGTCAGCTATCAAGAGACAGACATCTGAGTGGAAACAGACCAACAGTGATTTTAATACCAAAAAGTTACTGTGTGTCCTAAAATAAATGATACTAAATCAAAAGTTGTCAACCCCGAGGCAAATTCATGAACAAAAGATCCCCAGTGACACTCAGTGACTGTAAAATGTAACGTAAATACAATTAAAAGTCATATGAACCTAAACTAAAGCAGGTGCAACACTGATTAATGATTAACTTAAGTGGTCGCTGTCCTGGGTTCTGAAACATTTAGTTTACCGGGGCAAGTATTTGCTCAGTTGCCAAATAAAtatctttctttcatttttgtgaaTAAATAGAGGAGATACTCAAGAAAGAGTAAGTCAGACATGGCCAGAAAACTTACGGATAAAAATGCTGCTTCCACTGCCTCAGCACCAGTGGTTGGGCAACAGCGTCGCAGTAATATTACctgttttgatttgtgataGGAAATGGAATGACGTCCATCCCAGGATAAAGACAACcctaatttgtttatttgtttttagataAACTGTCCTGCTATTTGAAATCGGCATTCCTATTTATCACCTGTGGAGAGCAGCAATAGGCGTATATGGGTGTAAGCAGCCTCGGCTTTCAGTAGAGGAAGAAAGTGGAGACGTCACATGGAGAGATACAACCAGCAGTAGCTGCTTCACCACTAATCACACAACATTAACATAACTAGCTACTACAAGCTAACCTGGCTAGCTACATGGGTCGCTGTTGATTTATCATACATTCGGAATTGCAAATCTGAACGAAACAAAAGCAGGATTCATTGACAGTACAAAACGGGACACAAAATTACGGTCACAGACAGTTATCGTGGCCTCTTCTTGCATCCAGCTGGCAGGCTATTTTGACTAGCTAGCGAAGCCAACGATAGCAAACTCTGCTTTGGCTAGCGTCAGgctagccagctagctagctagctactaACGTCGCTAACGGTGGTTAGCTAGCTAGCGAGCTGTAGTAACTTGCGTCATGGATGAACTAGTCGTGGAAGTGAGGGGAACAAGTGGGGCCTTTTACAAGGTAAGTAAATGACTTTTGTTGAGCTTTTGTCATCTCACTTACCAGACCATGCACAAACGTTACGCCAACTAACGTGAAATTGCCTTGGCGGTCTAGCTAagaaacatttgtttgtatCTGCGGGCCTCAGTGGTTCCGTCCATCCTCCACCGGGACGTGGAAGCTGAAAATCTGTAAACAAAGCTAGCATTAGGCTGCTGCTGTAACCGCAACGCTGCTAGCTAACTTACTGAG belongs to Lates calcarifer isolate ASB-BC8 linkage group LG8, TLL_Latcal_v3, whole genome shotgun sequence and includes:
- the rab33a gene encoding ras-related protein Rab-33A codes for the protein MTNDSPEEETRAPGSGGGGGGGGGRGTAQRNRADDNVTILTSSMDFHRASRSRASSSNDAAPSITSSVDLSTSSLELSIQTRIFKIIVIGDSNVGKTCLTFRFTGGSFPDKTEATIGVDFREKAVEIEGETIKVQVWDTAGQERFRKSMVEHYYRNVHAVVFVYDVTKMASFRNLQTWIEECNGHRVSASVPRVLVGNKCDLVDQIQVPSNMALKFADAHNMLLFETSAKDPRESQNVDSIFMSLACRLKAQKSLLYRDVEREDGRVRLTQETETKSNCPC